In Sedimentibacter sp. MB31-C6, one genomic interval encodes:
- a CDS encoding calcium-translocating P-type ATPase, PMCA-type, protein MVKNDIKKYRGLNEKDVEKSRLKYGSNVIPPGNRKTFIRQYLESFGDPTIKILLVALGLNVIFFIKNFNWYESIGIAVSIILATFVSSISEYGSQLAFEKLMEDSEKIKSKVYRNNELIELSITDIVTGDFIHLEAGDRIPADGLLIDGEIDVDQSALNGEMKESHKTSAIKIDYEESNDKNLLNPYLLFNGCIVTHGEGTMLVQAVGERTFYGHLAKELQEDNEDSPLKQRLTDLAKTISKFGYLGALLILTASLFKSIIIDNNFNLIQIAAYISNPYLLIGDIIKAVTFAITIIVVAVPEGLPVMITVVLSSNMKRMIKDKVLVRKLVGIETAGSLNILFTDKTGTLTKGKLQVTKFISGNGNIYDNMFSLKEQKEFWKMIYISSVYNNSSKLGYDGRKRKAVGGNSTDRALLDFATTYPLIDVNITKSSTIPFNSKNKYSLTSVKGDVDLTLIKGAPEKILPHCTNFYNSMGVKTNLTNIFNINKLVKTMSNSGIRLLAIATSNNKLNTSSGKFSDLTLVGIVCINDELRQNVKYSVQNVINAGIQVVMMTGDSKYTALAIAIESGLLDESKNHIVLTSDELNNLNDDEVIKLLPYIRVIARALPQDKSRLIRLSQKIGLVVGMTGDGVNDAPALKKADVGFSMGSGTEIAKEASDIVILDDNFLSIGKAILYGRTIYKSIRKFIVFQLSINVCAVGISLIGQFIGVEMPITVIQMLWVNMVMDTLAGLAFAGEPPLIEYMEEPPKVKNEKIINKYMANQILFTGIFTTLLCILFLKLPNINNMFRYSSKDNFIMTGFFALFMFCAIFNSLNARTQRLNILSYLWKNKAFVLIMGFVCIIQIILLFCGGSVFRTYGLTFKEFIVVLSLSFTVIPFDLMRKSYLRLRNTKEEVAKFL, encoded by the coding sequence ATGGTTAAAAATGATATTAAAAAGTACAGAGGATTAAATGAAAAAGATGTTGAGAAATCAAGATTGAAATATGGTTCTAATGTAATACCTCCAGGTAATAGAAAAACATTCATTAGACAGTACCTAGAAAGTTTTGGGGATCCTACGATAAAGATATTATTAGTTGCCCTCGGCTTAAATGTAATTTTTTTTATTAAAAATTTTAATTGGTATGAATCTATAGGAATCGCAGTTTCTATTATACTTGCAACTTTTGTTTCAAGCATTTCCGAATATGGTAGTCAATTGGCTTTTGAAAAACTTATGGAAGATTCAGAAAAAATTAAATCAAAAGTATACCGAAATAATGAATTAATTGAACTTTCTATTACAGATATTGTAACTGGAGACTTTATACATCTAGAGGCTGGCGATAGAATCCCAGCAGACGGTTTATTAATAGATGGAGAAATAGATGTAGATCAATCAGCATTAAACGGAGAAATGAAAGAATCCCATAAAACTTCTGCTATTAAGATAGACTATGAAGAAAGCAATGATAAAAACTTGTTGAACCCTTACCTATTATTTAATGGCTGTATTGTTACACATGGAGAAGGGACAATGTTAGTACAAGCTGTCGGTGAAAGAACCTTTTATGGACATCTTGCAAAGGAACTCCAAGAAGATAATGAAGATAGTCCATTAAAACAAAGATTGACAGATTTAGCTAAAACAATAAGTAAATTTGGATATTTAGGGGCTTTGCTTATTTTAACTGCTTCATTATTTAAGTCTATTATAATAGACAATAATTTTAATTTAATTCAAATTGCTGCTTATATTTCAAACCCATATTTATTAATTGGAGATATTATAAAGGCAGTTACATTTGCAATTACCATAATAGTAGTAGCTGTACCAGAAGGACTGCCTGTTATGATAACCGTAGTACTATCTTCAAATATGAAACGCATGATTAAGGATAAAGTTTTAGTAAGAAAGTTAGTAGGTATTGAAACTGCAGGAAGTTTAAATATATTATTTACTGATAAAACAGGAACTCTGACTAAGGGTAAGCTTCAAGTAACAAAATTCATAAGTGGAAACGGAAATATTTATGATAATATGTTTAGTTTAAAGGAACAAAAAGAATTTTGGAAAATGATTTATATTTCATCAGTTTATAATAACAGTTCTAAACTTGGTTATGATGGTAGAAAACGCAAAGCTGTTGGAGGCAATTCAACTGATAGGGCATTATTGGATTTTGCTACAACATATCCCTTAATTGATGTCAATATTACAAAATCATCTACAATTCCCTTTAATAGTAAAAACAAATATTCATTAACAAGCGTAAAGGGTGATGTAGATTTGACATTAATAAAGGGAGCTCCTGAAAAAATCTTACCCCATTGTACTAATTTTTATAATTCTATGGGAGTAAAAACAAATTTGACTAATATTTTTAATATTAACAAATTAGTTAAAACTATGTCTAATAGTGGAATAAGACTTCTAGCCATTGCTACATCTAATAATAAATTAAATACTTCATCTGGTAAATTTTCAGATTTAACGCTAGTAGGAATTGTATGTATAAATGATGAATTAAGGCAAAACGTTAAATATAGTGTGCAAAATGTAATAAATGCAGGTATACAAGTTGTTATGATGACTGGTGACAGTAAATATACAGCATTAGCAATAGCTATTGAATCTGGCCTATTAGATGAAAGTAAAAATCATATCGTACTGACATCAGATGAATTAAATAATTTAAACGATGATGAGGTTATTAAATTACTTCCATATATCAGAGTTATTGCTAGAGCTCTTCCTCAAGATAAAAGTAGGCTAATTCGTCTTTCTCAAAAAATTGGATTAGTTGTTGGGATGACAGGAGATGGCGTTAATGATGCTCCAGCTCTAAAAAAAGCAGATGTTGGTTTTTCAATGGGTAGTGGAACAGAAATAGCAAAAGAAGCAAGTGATATTGTAATTTTAGATGATAATTTTTTATCCATAGGAAAAGCAATTCTTTATGGGCGCACTATTTATAAAAGTATAAGAAAATTTATTGTATTCCAATTATCAATTAATGTTTGTGCTGTAGGAATTTCTTTGATTGGACAATTTATAGGTGTAGAAATGCCTATAACTGTTATACAAATGCTTTGGGTTAACATGGTTATGGATACATTAGCTGGATTAGCTTTTGCTGGGGAACCTCCACTAATTGAATATATGGAAGAACCTCCTAAAGTAAAAAATGAGAAAATAATAAATAAGTATATGGCTAATCAAATACTATTTACAGGAATTTTTACAACATTATTATGTATACTGTTCCTAAAACTACCAAATATCAATAACATGTTTAGATATTCTTCTAAAGATAATTTTATTATGACTGGGTTTTTTGCTTTATTTATGTTTTGTGCAATATTCAACAGTTTAAATGCCAGAACTCAAAGATTGAATATATTATCATATTTATGGAAAAACAAGGCTTTTGTTTTAATTATGGGCTTTGTTTGTATAATTCAAATAATATTATTATTTTGTGGAGGAAGTGTATTCAGAACCTATGGCTTGACTTTTAAAGAATTTATTGTTGTTTTGTCATTATCCTTTACAGTTATACCCTTTGATTTAATGCGTAAATCATATCTGCGTTTAAGAAACACTAAGGAAGAGGTAGCGAAATTTTTATAA
- a CDS encoding DUF1385 domain-containing protein, with translation MSDRIKSEVKKTSIGGQALIEGIMMKGPDKIATAVRKPDGEIVVKESKIKPLFKHKFFKLPIIRGSFVLIDSLVSGVKELMYSAEFFGDDYEEDAIDKFLKKVFKDKADTAIIYASVIIALFFSVGIFILGPTFLTNFLKNIVKSTFFLNFIEGVIRVGLFVLYVYFVSKLDDIKRVFMYHGAEHKTIYCYEHKEELVVENARKYSTLHPRCGTSFMINVMLISIIVFSFFGWPNPLMRFIIRIGTLPLIAGLSYELNKYVGKQDSDNFLVKIITFPGFMIQKITTKEPDDSMLEVAIKAMERVIPQNGEDDTW, from the coding sequence ATGAGTGATAGAATAAAAAGTGAGGTTAAAAAAACCAGTATAGGTGGTCAAGCTTTAATTGAAGGTATTATGATGAAAGGTCCTGATAAAATTGCAACTGCTGTTAGAAAACCTGACGGTGAAATAGTTGTAAAGGAAAGTAAAATAAAACCTTTATTTAAACATAAATTCTTTAAACTACCAATTATAAGAGGATCTTTTGTGTTAATAGACTCATTAGTTAGTGGTGTTAAGGAACTGATGTATTCTGCTGAATTTTTTGGTGATGACTATGAAGAAGATGCAATAGATAAATTTTTAAAGAAAGTTTTTAAGGATAAAGCGGATACTGCAATAATATATGCATCAGTAATAATAGCATTGTTTTTTTCAGTAGGTATATTTATACTTGGTCCTACTTTTTTAACTAATTTCCTTAAAAATATAGTTAAAAGTACATTTTTCTTAAATTTTATTGAGGGAGTTATAAGAGTTGGACTATTTGTTTTATACGTTTATTTTGTATCTAAATTAGATGATATTAAAAGGGTGTTTATGTATCACGGAGCTGAGCATAAAACCATATATTGTTATGAACATAAAGAAGAATTAGTAGTTGAAAATGCAAGAAAATACTCTACACTTCATCCTCGTTGTGGCACAAGTTTCATGATTAATGTAATGCTAATAAGTATAATAGTATTTTCATTTTTTGGATGGCCCAACCCGTTAATGAGATTTATTATAAGAATAGGAACTTTACCTTTAATAGCAGGTCTTTCTTATGAGTTAAATAAATATGTAGGAAAACAGGATAGTGATAATTTTCTTGTAAAAATCATTACTTTCCCAGGATTTATGATTCAAAAAATAACAACTAAGGAACCAGATGACTCTATGTTAGAAGTTGCAATTAAAGCTATGGAAAGAGTAATTCCTCAAAATGGAGAAGATGATACATGGTAA
- the greA gene encoding transcription elongation factor GreA, translating to MDNEILVTEEGYQALIDELETRKTKTRKEIAERIKGALKEGDLSENAEYSESKDEQNKNESRIIVLEHTLKHVKIVKHNKKNKDIIQIGSKVKVKDLEFDEEMEFSLVGATEADPVGGKISNLSPLGSELLGKKKGERIDVASPGGNVRYEILEVN from the coding sequence ATGGATAATGAAATATTGGTAACAGAAGAAGGATATCAAGCTCTTATTGATGAATTGGAAACTAGAAAGACAAAGACTAGAAAAGAAATAGCAGAAAGAATTAAGGGAGCATTAAAGGAAGGGGACCTTAGTGAAAATGCTGAATACTCTGAATCAAAAGATGAACAAAATAAGAATGAATCAAGAATAATAGTTCTTGAACATACATTGAAACATGTAAAAATAGTTAAACATAATAAAAAAAATAAAGATATTATTCAAATAGGAAGTAAAGTAAAGGTTAAAGATTTAGAGTTTGACGAAGAAATGGAATTTTCTTTAGTAGGAGCAACCGAAGCTGATCCAGTAGGAGGAAAAATATCTAACTTATCCCCTTTAGGTTCAGAGCTTTTAGGAAAAAAGAAAGGCGAAAGAATTGATGTTGCTTCACCTGGAGGAAATGTTAGATATGAAATATTAGAAGTTAATTAA